Proteins found in one Acidimicrobiales bacterium genomic segment:
- a CDS encoding nitroreductase family protein, whose product MGDGRGPREAPLNDTPGEPTFAEVVRRRRMTRSFEPTAVATTVVDRLLDQARRAPSAGNTAATEFLVLETPDAVDRYWATTLSDERRAAFPWPQLLRAPLLIVPWVEPAAYVARYGEADKAHTGLGVSAGAWPVPYWFVDGGAVAMALLLAAEAEGLGALLFGLFEHEAAVRERFGVPEGRRAVGTIALGHRAPDRPSASAARPRRPLAEVVHRGTW is encoded by the coding sequence TTGGGCGATGGCCGAGGACCTCGAGAAGCTCCTCTGAACGACACGCCAGGCGAGCCCACGTTCGCCGAGGTCGTCCGCCGCCGGCGGATGACGCGATCGTTCGAACCCACGGCCGTCGCCACGACCGTCGTCGATCGTCTGCTCGACCAGGCCCGCCGGGCCCCGTCGGCCGGCAACACCGCGGCCACCGAGTTCCTGGTGCTCGAGACCCCCGACGCGGTCGACCGCTACTGGGCGACCACGTTGAGCGACGAGCGGCGGGCCGCCTTTCCGTGGCCCCAGCTGTTGCGTGCGCCGCTGCTCATCGTGCCCTGGGTCGAACCCGCGGCCTACGTCGCCCGCTACGGAGAGGCCGACAAGGCCCACACCGGTCTCGGCGTCTCGGCCGGCGCGTGGCCCGTGCCCTACTGGTTCGTCGACGGCGGTGCCGTGGCGATGGCGCTGCTGCTCGCGGCCGAGGCCGAGGGTCTCGGCGCACTGCTGTTCGGCCTGTTCGAGCACGAGGCGGCGGTGCGGGAACGATTCGGCGTGCCCGAGGGTCGGCGTGCCGTCGGCACGATCGCACTCGGGCATCGGGCGCCCGATCGGCCGTCGGCCTCGGCAGCACGGCCCCGCCGGCCGCTCGCCGAGGTCGTCCATCGCGGCACCTGGTGA
- a CDS encoding thiolase family protein has product MAPTSTVKKKPAAKKPAPRKKTTASKIDDNSVWLIGTDMTAFGRYPDKDAVDLASGVSMNALDDGGVTIHDMDVLAAGTLFQASTGMGQRIQKQIGQTGIPVFNVANACATGATALRTVYLSIKAGEADMGLAVGVEQMGKMGMLTGATKKESNVYEPDGRYGAVTGVDGYLGTEGMPGVFAQAGMEYANDYDGVGFEQFAKVAYKNHLHSTLNPLAQYRKEFSMEEIMGAPTMSYPNTLLMCCPTGDGAAAAVLVSGSRLKSMPKKVQKRAVKISASVLTSDPYTESAQVQPDVNTLTRNAANQAYDTAGVDPKDLDLVELHDCFATAELIHYDNLGLCEKGGAGDFIDSGAPFRDGSTPVNVSGGLISKGHPIGATGVANVYEVATHLRGEAGDRQIKGAKVGLAHVIGLGSACGIHVLEKSGL; this is encoded by the coding sequence ATGGCTCCCACAAGCACAGTGAAGAAGAAGCCGGCGGCGAAGAAGCCCGCACCGCGCAAGAAGACGACGGCGTCGAAGATCGACGACAACAGCGTCTGGCTCATCGGCACCGACATGACCGCGTTCGGTCGCTACCCCGACAAGGACGCCGTCGACCTCGCCTCCGGCGTGTCGATGAACGCCCTCGACGACGGTGGCGTCACCATCCACGACATGGACGTGCTGGCGGCGGGCACGCTTTTCCAGGCCTCGACCGGCATGGGTCAGCGCATCCAGAAGCAGATCGGCCAGACGGGCATCCCCGTTTTCAACGTGGCCAACGCGTGCGCCACCGGCGCCACCGCGCTGCGCACCGTCTACCTCTCGATCAAGGCGGGCGAGGCCGACATGGGTCTGGCCGTCGGTGTCGAGCAGATGGGCAAGATGGGCATGCTCACCGGCGCCACGAAGAAGGAGAGCAACGTCTACGAGCCCGACGGTCGCTATGGCGCCGTCACCGGCGTCGACGGCTACCTCGGCACCGAGGGCATGCCGGGCGTGTTCGCCCAAGCGGGCATGGAGTACGCCAACGACTACGACGGCGTGGGCTTCGAACAGTTCGCCAAGGTCGCCTACAAGAACCACCTCCACTCCACGCTGAACCCGCTTGCGCAGTACCGCAAGGAGTTCTCCATGGAGGAGATCATGGGTGCGCCCACGATGAGCTATCCGAACACGCTGCTCATGTGCTGCCCCACCGGCGACGGCGCGGCGGCGGCCGTGCTCGTCTCGGGCTCGCGGTTGAAGAGCATGCCGAAGAAGGTGCAGAAGCGGGCCGTGAAGATCTCGGCCTCGGTCCTCACCTCCGACCCCTACACCGAGTCGGCCCAGGTGCAGCCCGACGTCAACACCCTCACCCGCAACGCCGCCAACCAGGCCTACGACACGGCCGGCGTCGACCCGAAGGACCTCGATCTCGTCGAGCTCCACGACTGCTTCGCCACGGCCGAGCTCATCCACTACGACAACCTCGGCCTGTGTGAGAAGGGCGGTGCCGGCGACTTCATCGACTCCGGTGCCCCGTTCCGCGACGGTTCCACCCCGGTCAACGTGTCGGGCGGCCTGATCTCCAAGGGTCATCCCATCGGCGCCACCGGTGTGGCCAACGTCTACGAGGTCGCCACCCACCTTCGTGGCGAAGCCGGTGACCGTCAGATCAAGGGCGCCAAGGTCGGCCTGGCCCACGTGATCGGGCTCGGCTCGGCGTGTGGCATCCACGTCCTGGAGAAGTCGGGCCTCTAG
- a CDS encoding phosphoribosylaminoimidazolesuccinocarboxamide synthase, producing the protein MTVDLAPAVADPFDGISASELADLGPLVQGKVRDIVDLGDRLALVATDRISAFDHVLGTVPYRGQVLNQLAAWWFERIADLVPSHVLSVPDPNVTIGRKCRTLPVEVVVRGRLSGSTSTALWTQYDAGAREIYGLRFPDGMKKNDPLPEPIITPTTKAEQGGHDAPITEAEIVAQGLVPADRWDEVRTVALAVFERGRELAAASGLVLVDTKYEFGLDDDDRLTIIDEVHTPDSSRFWRAATVKSRLAAGSEPENLDKEVVRLVYAERGYRGEGDPPPLDAELAAVAAGVYQETFAALTGAELAPGAYPAAPRVVDAIRNAVG; encoded by the coding sequence ATGACCGTCGATCTCGCCCCGGCCGTCGCCGACCCGTTCGACGGTATCTCGGCGTCCGAGCTCGCCGATCTCGGCCCGCTGGTGCAGGGAAAGGTGCGCGACATCGTCGACCTCGGCGACCGGCTGGCGCTCGTGGCCACCGACCGCATCTCCGCCTTCGATCACGTGCTGGGCACGGTCCCGTACCGGGGCCAGGTCCTCAACCAGTTGGCGGCATGGTGGTTCGAACGCATCGCTGATCTCGTCCCGTCGCACGTGCTCTCGGTTCCCGACCCCAACGTCACGATCGGACGGAAGTGCCGCACCCTCCCGGTCGAGGTCGTCGTGCGGGGCCGGCTCTCGGGCTCCACGTCGACGGCGCTGTGGACGCAGTACGACGCCGGGGCCCGCGAGATCTACGGCCTTCGCTTTCCCGATGGCATGAAGAAGAACGACCCGCTGCCCGAGCCGATCATCACGCCCACCACCAAGGCCGAGCAGGGTGGCCACGACGCGCCGATCACCGAGGCCGAGATCGTGGCCCAGGGCCTGGTGCCGGCCGATCGCTGGGACGAGGTCCGCACCGTCGCACTCGCGGTCTTCGAACGGGGCCGCGAACTCGCCGCAGCCTCCGGCCTGGTGCTGGTCGACACGAAGTACGAGTTCGGGCTCGACGACGACGATCGGCTGACGATCATCGACGAGGTCCACACCCCCGACAGCTCACGTTTCTGGCGTGCCGCGACGGTCAAATCCCGCCTGGCCGCGGGATCGGAGCCCGAGAACCTCGACAAGGAGGTCGTCCGCCTTGTCTACGCCGAGCGTGGCTATCGCGGCGAGGGCGATCCGCCCCCGCTCGACGCCGAACTGGCCGCCGTCGCGGCCGGCGTCTACCAGGAGACGTTCGCGGCCCTCACCGGTGCCGAACTGGCGCCCGGCGCCTACCCGGCTGCACCGCGCGTGGTCGACGCGATCCGAAACGCAGTCGGGTGA
- the purL gene encoding phosphoribosylformylglycinamidine synthase subunit PurL, producing MTLRIDVIASDDPDGSRVVGAAPLVGVDGLTACRVARVYHLAGDISADEVEQLCASVLVDPVVDRHTVGAPSHPEGRVVEVAPMAGVTDQDARELERAAQELGLPAIQVSTARRYDLVGDLDDADVATLTRRLLANDTIERSIEGELAPVFAGEAAVDARVESVVLAGLSDDELLALSRDRVLSLDVEEMRAIQQHFAGEGRPPHDAELETLAQTWSEHCVHKTFRARIELTHTAADGTATVTNHDGLLPALREVTEELDPWWLRSAFVDDAGIIAFDDELDLAFKVETHNHPSALEPFGGANTGVGGVVRDILGVSARPIACTDVLCFGPSDLPDDRLPVGVLHPRRIRDGVVAGIGDYGNKLGLPTVNGAVIYDEGYVGNPLVYCGALGLLPHGSHPTQARVGDRVVSIGGRVGRDGVHGATFSSAGMDATTVDTVGSAVQIGDPITEKGCIEVVERARDAGLYTAITDCGAGGFSSAVGEMGEELGVHIDLAGVPLKYPGLQPWEIWISEAQERIVLAVPPEKLDELRTLCGGWDVELTDLGHFSGDQRLVVTHGDTVAVDMPMAFLHDGLPRRELTGAWADTPPAEVDAPPFDAATLLALLRHPDVASKEDIVRRYDHEVRGGTVIRPFVGPEADGPADAAVLKPLGTGHNNVAAVVSNGICPRVGLHDPWAMALLAMDEAVRNLVAVGGDPDRVAVLDNFCWGDPTKPDRLGGLVRAVQGCTDGARRYRMPFISGKDSLFNEFDGKAIPGTLLISAVGLVPDLHRAIDSASMEPGDDLWLVGTGTDALGGSLVDAVLGLGATVVPEPLDDPLPRYRAVHAAIAGGLIRSAHDCSDGGVAVAIAEMAIAARHGVHVVVPSDGLDPLQAFANEAPGRLVLASSSTDRAAVEESLGEHARRIGEVIADERIVLQVPDAPDDATGLPQASATIVEVSITDALAAFKGADR from the coding sequence GTGACGCTACGCATCGACGTGATCGCCTCCGACGACCCCGACGGCTCGCGGGTGGTGGGCGCGGCGCCGCTTGTCGGTGTCGACGGCCTGACCGCCTGCCGGGTGGCGCGCGTCTACCACCTGGCCGGTGACATCAGCGCCGACGAGGTCGAGCAACTGTGCGCGTCGGTACTGGTCGACCCGGTCGTCGACCGCCACACCGTGGGTGCGCCATCGCACCCCGAGGGCCGGGTGGTCGAAGTCGCGCCGATGGCCGGGGTCACCGATCAGGACGCCCGCGAGCTCGAACGGGCGGCGCAGGAGCTGGGGCTGCCGGCGATCCAGGTGTCGACGGCCCGCCGCTACGACCTCGTCGGCGACCTCGACGACGCCGACGTGGCCACGCTGACCCGCCGCCTGCTGGCCAACGACACGATCGAACGGTCGATCGAAGGCGAGCTCGCCCCCGTGTTCGCCGGCGAAGCCGCGGTCGACGCCCGGGTCGAGTCCGTGGTCCTCGCCGGGCTCTCCGACGACGAGCTGCTCGCATTGAGCCGCGACCGGGTGCTGTCGCTCGACGTCGAGGAGATGCGGGCGATCCAGCAGCACTTCGCCGGCGAAGGACGGCCGCCCCACGACGCCGAACTCGAGACGCTCGCCCAGACCTGGTCCGAGCACTGTGTGCACAAGACCTTCCGGGCGCGGATCGAGCTCACCCACACCGCGGCCGACGGCACGGCCACGGTCACGAACCACGACGGGCTGTTGCCGGCGCTGCGAGAGGTCACCGAGGAGCTCGATCCGTGGTGGCTGCGTTCGGCGTTCGTCGACGACGCCGGCATCATCGCCTTCGATGACGAACTCGATCTCGCATTCAAGGTCGAGACCCACAATCACCCGTCGGCCCTCGAACCGTTCGGCGGCGCCAACACCGGCGTGGGTGGCGTGGTCCGCGACATTCTCGGTGTGTCGGCCCGCCCCATCGCCTGCACCGACGTGTTGTGTTTCGGACCCAGTGACCTGCCCGACGATCGGCTGCCGGTCGGCGTCTTGCACCCTCGGCGTATTCGAGACGGTGTCGTCGCCGGCATCGGCGACTACGGCAACAAGCTCGGTCTGCCCACCGTCAACGGCGCCGTCATTTACGACGAGGGGTATGTCGGCAACCCGCTGGTCTACTGCGGTGCGCTCGGTCTTCTGCCCCACGGATCTCATCCCACCCAGGCCCGGGTGGGAGATCGGGTCGTGTCCATCGGCGGGCGAGTGGGGCGCGACGGCGTCCACGGCGCCACGTTCTCCTCCGCGGGCATGGATGCGACCACCGTCGACACCGTGGGTTCTGCGGTGCAGATCGGCGATCCGATCACCGAGAAGGGCTGTATCGAGGTCGTCGAGCGGGCCCGTGACGCCGGGCTCTACACCGCCATCACCGACTGCGGCGCCGGTGGATTCTCGTCGGCAGTGGGGGAGATGGGTGAAGAGCTGGGCGTGCACATCGATCTCGCCGGAGTGCCGCTGAAGTATCCCGGCCTCCAGCCGTGGGAGATCTGGATCTCCGAGGCGCAGGAACGCATCGTCCTCGCCGTGCCGCCGGAGAAGCTCGACGAGCTGCGGACACTCTGCGGCGGCTGGGATGTCGAGCTGACCGACCTCGGCCACTTCAGCGGCGATCAGCGGCTCGTCGTCACCCATGGCGACACCGTGGCGGTCGACATGCCCATGGCGTTCCTCCACGACGGTCTCCCGCGTCGCGAGTTGACGGGCGCGTGGGCGGACACGCCACCCGCCGAGGTCGACGCCCCGCCGTTCGACGCCGCCACCCTGCTGGCACTGCTCCGACACCCCGATGTCGCCTCGAAGGAGGACATCGTGCGGCGCTACGACCACGAGGTACGGGGTGGCACCGTGATCCGGCCCTTCGTCGGACCCGAGGCCGACGGGCCGGCCGATGCGGCCGTGCTCAAGCCGCTGGGGACCGGCCACAACAATGTGGCTGCGGTGGTGAGCAACGGAATCTGTCCGCGTGTCGGGCTCCACGACCCCTGGGCGATGGCCCTCCTGGCGATGGACGAAGCGGTGCGCAACCTGGTCGCCGTCGGCGGTGACCCCGATCGGGTGGCGGTGCTCGACAACTTCTGTTGGGGTGACCCCACGAAGCCGGACCGGCTCGGCGGGCTCGTCCGCGCCGTGCAGGGCTGCACCGATGGGGCCCGGCGCTACCGGATGCCGTTCATCTCCGGCAAGGACAGCCTGTTCAACGAGTTCGACGGCAAGGCCATTCCGGGCACGCTCCTGATCTCGGCCGTCGGCCTCGTGCCCGATCTGCACCGGGCGATCGACAGCGCGTCGATGGAGCCCGGCGACGACCTGTGGCTGGTCGGGACAGGTACCGATGCCCTCGGTGGGTCGCTCGTCGACGCGGTGCTCGGGTTGGGCGCCACGGTCGTGCCCGAACCGCTCGACGACCCGTTGCCGCGCTACCGGGCGGTGCATGCAGCCATCGCCGGCGGGCTGATCCGCTCGGCTCACGATTGCAGCGACGGCGGAGTCGCGGTGGCCATCGCGGAGATGGCGATCGCCGCCCGTCACGGTGTCCACGTGGTGGTTCCCTCGGACGGGCTCGACCCTCTCCAGGCGTTCGCGAACGAGGCGCCCGGTCGACTCGTGTTGGCGTCCTCGTCCACCGACCGGGCCGCGGTCGAGGAATCGCTGGGCGAGCATGCTCGCCGCATCGGCGAGGTGATCGCGGACGAGCGCATCGTCCTGCAGGTCCCCGACGCGCCCGACGATGCCACGGGCCTCCCTCAGGCGAGTGCCACGATCGTCGAGGTGTCGATCACCGACGCGCTCGCGGCGTTCAAGGGAGCCGATCGATGA
- the purQ gene encoding phosphoribosylformylglycinamidine synthase I: MSRPPILIPHASGTNRDGEAAQAIEMAGGDARIVHINELRDGRVRIADHAAVLLPGGFSYGDALGAGGRLALELRTWFADELAALVDAGRPILGICNGFQVLVKAGLLPGPLASPRQVTLTENARGSFECRWVTLRVDVGVDSWLSALGGTVIRCPIAHGEGRVAVTDPSVTESIDDAGLVAFRYMHTGPAPTVEPLRPAGGTYPANPNGSVADIAGLCNESGSVVGLMPHPEDHVLAWQRPSGPDEGSGLPLFEAFVGAAR, encoded by the coding sequence ATGAGCCGGCCGCCGATCCTGATCCCCCACGCCTCGGGTACGAATCGCGACGGCGAGGCCGCGCAGGCCATCGAGATGGCCGGTGGCGACGCGCGGATCGTGCACATCAACGAACTCCGCGACGGACGCGTGCGCATCGCCGATCATGCGGCGGTGCTGCTCCCCGGTGGCTTCTCCTACGGCGACGCCCTGGGCGCCGGCGGCCGTCTCGCCCTCGAACTGCGCACGTGGTTCGCCGACGAGTTGGCCGCACTGGTCGATGCCGGTCGGCCGATCCTGGGCATCTGCAACGGCTTCCAGGTGCTGGTGAAGGCCGGCCTCCTGCCGGGTCCGCTCGCGTCGCCCCGCCAGGTCACGCTCACCGAGAACGCCCGGGGTTCGTTCGAGTGTCGCTGGGTCACGCTGCGCGTCGACGTGGGCGTCGACAGCTGGCTGTCCGCCCTCGGGGGCACGGTCATCCGCTGTCCGATCGCCCATGGCGAAGGGCGGGTCGCCGTGACCGACCCGTCGGTCACCGAGTCGATCGACGACGCGGGGCTGGTGGCGTTTCGCTACATGCACACGGGGCCGGCACCGACCGTGGAGCCGCTCCGACCGGCCGGCGGGACCTACCCGGCCAATCCCAACGGGAGCGTGGCCGACATCGCCGGCCTCTGCAACGAGTCCGGGTCAGTGGTCGGACTCATGCCCCATCCCGAAGACCACGTCCTCGCCTGGCAACGCCCGTCGGGACCCGACGAGGGTTCGGGCCTGCCGCTGTTCGAGGCCTTCGTCGGCGCGGCGCGATGA
- a CDS encoding 5-(carboxyamino)imidazole ribonucleotide synthase — translation MATTLLPGSTVGVVGGGQLGRMLAQTAHQHGYRVVVLTGGAKDTPAGSIAEIEIATAFDDETGVARFLTEADVITWEFENVEPALADAAAAAGVPVHPSGAIIADAQDREREKRALVAAGVAVAPWHPASTLDELHRAVEQLGVPVIAKAARFGYDGKGQIRIDAPSEVDAAWAALGGERLVVESVVSFTRELSVIVARGVDGEVVDHGVMENHHVHHILDTTRVPAEISAETADAASAIARRVAEGWDLVGVLCVELFDTDGRLLVNEVAPRPHNSGHCTIEAAPASQFEQQLRAICGLPLGDGACRPAAMVQLLGDLWHDGEPDWVAALEDASIHLHLYGKADARPGRKMGHLTCVGDNAADTLQRAVDARVELSGR, via the coding sequence ATGGCGACAACCCTTCTCCCCGGTTCCACCGTCGGTGTGGTGGGTGGAGGCCAACTGGGCCGCATGCTCGCCCAGACCGCGCACCAGCACGGCTATCGCGTCGTCGTGCTGACCGGCGGGGCGAAGGACACACCGGCGGGGAGCATCGCCGAGATCGAGATCGCCACCGCCTTCGACGACGAGACCGGCGTCGCCCGCTTTCTCACCGAGGCCGATGTCATCACCTGGGAGTTCGAGAACGTCGAGCCGGCGCTGGCCGACGCGGCGGCTGCGGCCGGCGTGCCCGTGCATCCGTCGGGTGCGATCATCGCCGATGCCCAGGACCGCGAGCGCGAGAAGCGGGCACTGGTGGCGGCCGGGGTGGCCGTGGCGCCCTGGCACCCGGCATCGACCCTCGACGAACTGCACCGGGCGGTCGAGCAGTTGGGCGTGCCCGTCATCGCCAAGGCGGCCCGCTTCGGCTACGACGGCAAGGGACAGATACGGATCGACGCGCCGTCCGAGGTCGATGCCGCATGGGCGGCGCTCGGCGGCGAGCGCCTCGTCGTCGAGTCGGTCGTTTCGTTCACCCGCGAACTGTCGGTGATCGTCGCCCGCGGTGTCGACGGCGAGGTGGTCGACCACGGCGTGATGGAGAACCACCACGTCCACCACATCCTCGACACCACCCGGGTCCCCGCCGAGATCTCCGCCGAGACCGCCGACGCGGCGAGCGCCATCGCTCGTCGTGTCGCCGAGGGCTGGGATCTCGTGGGCGTGCTCTGCGTGGAACTGTTCGACACCGATGGCCGGTTGCTGGTCAACGAGGTCGCGCCGCGGCCCCACAACTCGGGCCACTGCACCATCGAAGCGGCACCGGCCAGCCAGTTCGAACAACAGCTGCGAGCCATCTGTGGGCTCCCGCTGGGCGACGGCGCCTGCCGGCCCGCGGCCATGGTGCAGCTCCTCGGCGATCTCTGGCACGACGGCGAACCCGACTGGGTCGCCGCCCTCGAGGACGCCTCGATCCATCTCCATCTCTACGGCAAGGCCGACGCTCGGCCGGGCCGCAAGATGGGACATCTGACCTGTGTGGGCGACAACGCCGCCGACACACTACAAAGGGCAGTCGACGCTCGCGTCGAGCTCTCCGGACGGTGA
- the purF gene encoding amidophosphoribosyltransferase, with protein MFPTGDDLHEECGVVGIHAPGQDAARLAFFALYTLQHRGQEAAGIVSVDNGVAHVHKGQGLVSSVFNEENLSTLHGNLAIGHCRYSTTGGSGIRNAQPQVIETIDGPLGVAHNGNLVNAHLLRRELLERGVGLQTSSDTEVMVHLLTGAGGDWLSRIRVLMSRAEGAFALTILTRDAIYGVRDPWGFRPLVIGKIDGGYVLASETCAFSAIGAEFVREVEPGEIVRIDDAGLHIEQGAVPKKKSFCTFEQIYFSRPDSVHDSRLVHSTRQRLGRELAREAPVEADLVVPVPDSGTPHAVGFAQEAGIPYTEGLIKNRYVGRTFIEPTQQLRDAGVAMKFNPLGDNLFGKRVVMVDDSIVRGTTSGPLVQMMRDAGAAEVHVRVACPAITDPCYMGVDMASRDELIASQKSVAEICEHIGADSLAYLSIDALMRALEADDGYCNACFTGVYPFESERFVQLQLKTKEQFAQVWGD; from the coding sequence GTGTTTCCCACTGGTGATGATCTTCACGAGGAGTGTGGTGTCGTCGGCATCCATGCCCCGGGCCAGGACGCCGCGAGACTCGCGTTCTTCGCGCTCTACACCCTCCAGCACCGCGGTCAGGAGGCGGCGGGCATCGTCAGCGTCGACAACGGCGTCGCCCACGTCCACAAGGGCCAGGGGCTCGTGTCGAGCGTTTTCAACGAGGAGAATCTCTCGACGCTCCACGGAAACCTGGCCATCGGACACTGTCGCTACTCGACCACCGGTGGTTCGGGCATCCGCAACGCCCAGCCGCAGGTCATCGAGACCATCGACGGTCCGCTCGGTGTCGCGCACAACGGCAACCTGGTCAACGCCCATCTCCTTCGCCGTGAGCTGCTCGAGCGGGGTGTCGGGCTCCAGACGTCGAGCGACACCGAGGTGATGGTCCACCTGCTCACCGGGGCCGGTGGCGACTGGCTGAGCCGGATCCGGGTGCTCATGAGTCGGGCCGAGGGCGCATTCGCCCTCACGATCCTCACCCGCGACGCCATCTATGGCGTGCGCGACCCGTGGGGCTTCCGCCCGCTGGTCATCGGCAAGATCGACGGCGGCTACGTGCTGGCGTCGGAGACCTGCGCGTTCTCGGCCATCGGCGCAGAGTTCGTGCGCGAGGTCGAGCCGGGCGAGATCGTGCGCATCGACGATGCCGGGCTCCACATCGAGCAGGGGGCGGTGCCCAAGAAGAAGTCGTTCTGCACCTTCGAGCAGATCTATTTCTCCCGGCCCGACTCGGTGCACGACAGCCGTCTCGTCCACTCCACCCGCCAGCGCCTGGGCCGCGAGCTCGCTCGAGAGGCGCCGGTCGAGGCCGACCTCGTGGTGCCGGTGCCCGACTCGGGCACGCCCCACGCCGTCGGGTTCGCCCAGGAAGCGGGCATCCCCTACACCGAGGGGCTCATCAAGAACCGATATGTGGGCCGCACGTTCATCGAGCCCACGCAACAACTGCGAGATGCGGGTGTCGCGATGAAGTTCAACCCGCTGGGCGACAACCTGTTCGGCAAGCGGGTCGTGATGGTCGACGACTCGATCGTGCGCGGCACGACGTCCGGGCCGCTCGTGCAGATGATGCGCGACGCCGGCGCGGCCGAGGTCCATGTGCGGGTGGCCTGCCCGGCCATCACCGACCCTTGCTACATGGGCGTCGACATGGCATCTCGCGACGAACTCATCGCGTCGCAGAAATCGGTGGCGGAGATCTGCGAGCACATCGGCGCCGACTCGCTGGCCTACCTGTCGATCGATGCGCTGATGCGGGCCCTCGAGGCCGACGACGGCTACTGCAACGCGTGCTTCACCGGCGTCTACCCGTTCGAGTCCGAGCGTTTCGTGCAACTGCAGCTCAAGACCAAGGAGCAGTTCGCCCAGGTCTGGGGAGACTGA
- a CDS encoding OB-fold domain-containing protein encodes MAAKKSVAKKRTAKKPAKKSATAKKAASKKTAAQVPLVDYLRLGARPYLSANECTNCGARFFDRRNACANCGQREFKKARVRNGAKLKAFTIVHRAAPGIPAPYVSAIVETDDGTTVRSNVVNCDPTPEAVNLGMKLKLTTYPIGKDDEGTEAVAFGYEPV; translated from the coding sequence ATGGCCGCCAAGAAGTCGGTTGCGAAGAAGCGCACCGCCAAGAAGCCCGCGAAGAAGTCAGCGACCGCGAAGAAGGCAGCATCCAAGAAGACTGCGGCCCAGGTGCCGCTGGTCGACTACCTGCGGCTCGGCGCCCGCCCGTATCTCTCGGCCAACGAGTGCACCAACTGCGGGGCTCGGTTCTTCGACCGTCGCAACGCCTGCGCCAACTGCGGCCAGCGCGAGTTCAAGAAGGCCCGGGTGCGCAACGGCGCCAAGCTCAAGGCTTTCACCATCGTGCACCGGGCGGCGCCGGGCATCCCGGCGCCCTACGTGTCGGCCATCGTCGAGACCGACGACGGCACCACGGTTCGCTCCAACGTGGTGAACTGCGACCCCACGCCCGAGGCCGTCAACCTCGGCATGAAGCTGAAGCTGACCACCTATCCGATCGGCAAGGACGACGAGGGCACCGAAGCCGTCGCGTTCGGCTACGAACCCGTCTGA
- the purE gene encoding 5-(carboxyamino)imidazole ribonucleotide mutase, whose amino-acid sequence MGSDSDWETMRGAADVLRDFGVSFEARVVSAHRTPDLMVEYAESAENRGLDVIIAGAGGAAHLPGMVAGHTIVPVIGVPIESRALNGIDSLLSIVQMPGGVPVATMAIGAAGATNAALLAVAMLARRDDTLAAALHAFRAQRNAQVRAIELDH is encoded by the coding sequence ATGGGCAGCGACTCCGATTGGGAGACGATGCGCGGCGCCGCGGATGTGCTCCGGGACTTCGGGGTGTCGTTCGAGGCCAGGGTCGTCTCGGCCCACCGCACCCCCGACCTCATGGTCGAGTACGCGGAGTCGGCCGAGAATCGCGGGCTCGACGTGATCATCGCCGGCGCCGGCGGGGCCGCCCATCTGCCGGGCATGGTCGCCGGACACACGATCGTCCCGGTGATCGGGGTGCCCATCGAGAGCCGGGCGCTCAACGGGATCGACTCCCTGCTGTCGATCGTGCAGATGCCGGGAGGGGTACCCGTGGCCACCATGGCGATCGGGGCGGCCGGGGCCACCAATGCCGCCCTGTTGGCGGTGGCGATGCTCGCTCGTCGAGATGACACGCTCGCCGCGGCGCTCCATGCGTTTCGGGCGCAGCGCAATGCCCAGGTCCGCGCCATCGAGTTGGACCACTGA